DNA sequence from the Streptomyces sp. NBC_01264 genome:
CCGGGGCGGGCAGGGTGGCCAGGATCCGGGTGGATCCCCCGGGAGTGACGCGGGCGACCTGGCGGGCGGCGGCGAAGGTGACGTACGCACTGCCATCGGGAGCCAACGCGATGTTCTCGGGCGTCTGTTGCCGGGCCAGGTCGAAGTGCGTGGCGATGTGCGCGCAGCTCAGCGGGGAGGAGACGGCCGACGCGACGCCGGGGGTGGCCGCGACGACCGCGGCCGCGGTCAGTACGACGGCTGCGGTCGTCGCGGCCGTCCTGGACAAGGTGCTCTTGTTCTTGTTCTTGAACATGGTTCCTTCACTGTTTTCGGGCATGCGGCAGCGGTACGCCGACGCACGGGGGTTGGGGTGGGGGGGTGCGGTGGTCTGTGCCGGGTCAGCTGGAGGAGGCCCGAACACCCGGGCGCGCCGGGCCGTGCTGCGAGGTGACCTGGTCGAGCAGGGCCAGCGTGGTCCGCGCGGGCGAATCGGCCTCGGTGGTGGCGACCACGATGTTCTGGCCCTGTTCCTGGCCCGGTCCCTGACTCAGGGTCTGCTGGGTGACGGTCAGCGGGCCGACCAGCGGATGCCGCATCCCGTAGGTCGCGACGGCGCAGGCCGTGACGCGGTGGTCGGCCCACATCGAGGCGAAATCCGCGCTCTTCGCGCTCAGTTCACCCACCAGGGCGTGGAGCGCGGTGTCATCCGGGTGTCGGCCCGCCACCAGACGCAGGTTCCCCACCACGGCCCTGGCCTTGGCCGGCCAGTCGGCGTACAGGTCACGGGTGTGCGCGTCGAGGAACACCAGCCGGGCCATGTTGGGCCGCTGTGCCGACCGGTCCGGGGCGCCCGGGTCCAGGTGTCCGGCGAACAGGGCATGGCCCAGCCGGTTCCATGCCAGGACGTCACCGCGGCGGCCGGTCACGAGCGCCGGGACCTGGGCCAGTACCTCCAGCAGCTGGCCGGTCGCCTCCGTCACCCGCTCCGGGGCGGGTCGGCGGCCTCGGCCCGAGCCTGGGCCCGTGGCCGACGACCGGGCCAGATTGTGTAGGTGCAGGCGCTCGGCCTCCTCCAACCGCAGGGCGCGGGCGATCGCGTCCAGCACCTGCGGTGAGGCGTTCAGAGACTGCCCCTGTTCCAGCCGGGTGTAGTAGGAGACGCTGACACCCGCCAGCGACGCCAGCTCCTCGCGTCGGAGACCCGGCACACGGCGCCGCTCCCCGAAGTCGGGTATCCCGAGATCCTCCGGCTGCAGCTGGGAGCGCCGCGTCTGCAGGAACTCCCCGAGCCGCACTTTTGCGTTCATGGATCCGAGTATGGGCCGGGCCCGATCGCACAGCCTGACCCTGCCGTGGATAGGCACCAGCGGGTCTGGCTCCCCGAAGGGACCGGTGGTGACCTGGGTGTCGCCCGACATGGCACCACCCCACCCGTCACCCGTCACCCGCTTTCGACCGGGGCGCCGGGCCCCGGGTCGGGTCCTGGTTCAGCGGCCGCAACCACAAGGACGGCAGGCAGTGGACCACCCGCTCCCAGGTCGTACGGGCCGACCCCGGCGCCGCCTTCACCTTCGTGGTCGGCGGCGCCGAGGACGGCAACGTGCAATGGAGCTGGACCTGCCGTCCCCGCGGACGCGGAACCGTCCTCGAGCAGTCCTGGCGACTCCTGCGCCTCGACCCCGTACTGGGCACCACCCGCGGCGACCTCGACGCCCTGCGCGCCTACATGACCGACAGCGTCGAAACCACCCTGCTCTCGCTCGCCCAGTGGATCGCCGAAACACCTGTCGGGTGAACGCCCCTGCGGATCCGTGCACCCCAGTAAAATCAGCGCAGTTCAGCGCACTCTTCCCCTGGGCTTCAGGCGAGTCGGCGGCAGTTCGGGAGCAGGAATCGGAGCTCCGTCGTAGCCCTTGACCTCGCCGTAGCGGGTGCCGTTCATCCAGTCCTCGCGGAAGCCTGCGATATCCTCTTGGGACCGTCCGATCCAGTTCCAGAACATCACGATCTCCTCGTCGAACGGCTCGCCGCCCAGCAGCATGAGGCCGGCGTCCGAGACCGCGCGCAGGGGGAGGTCGGTGCGGCCGCAGCCGAGGTAGAGCATCGCGCCCGGGAGGAGCGGTACGCCGTCGACATGGGCTTCTCCCGACATCGACAGGACCGCGTACTCGAAGTCCGGGTCCAGCGGGAGCCGGGTTTCCGTGCCCGCCGCCAGGGCCAGGTCCGCGCCGACGATCGGGGTGTACGCGGTTCCGGGCGAGGTCGCCGAGTCCAGGGTGCCCAGGATGACCGTCGCCGTCAGGCCCGGGGCGGTGACCTGCGGGAGGTCCGCGTGGTGCTGGAAGTGCGGGTCCACATCGCGGTGCGCGTCCGGGAGGGCCACCCACAGCTGCGCGCCGTGCAGGAACCGGGCGTGCGGGCGCGGGCTCTCCTCGGAGTGGCTGATGCCCCGGCCGGAGGTCATCAGGCCGAGCTCGCGCGGGCGGATCGTCGCCAGGCTGCCGACGCTGTCGCGGTGCAGCACCTCGCCCTCGTGGAGCCAGCTGACCGTCTGCAGGCCCGAGTGGGGGTGCGGGGCCACCGCCATGCCCGGTTCGTCGGCGATGTCGTCGGGACCGTAGTGGTCGACGAAGCACCAGGCGCCGACCATGCGGCGGCCCAGGTTCGGCAGGAGCCGGCGGACCTCGGTGGACTCGCCGAGTTTGAGGGTGCGCGGGCTCAGGAGCTCGCGCACGGGCTCGGCGACGACGAACCCGCGGCCGCCGCAGGTGGAGAGAGCGGGCTGGCGATCGAGATTGCTCATACCGCACAACTTAGTCCCGTCGGCACCGCCGGGGTCATGGGAATGTGCGTACGGATCGGCGTGTTGAGCAGCCGGACAGTGACATGCACAGGGCGGAGCAGGGCAGCACCTGTACGGCGGAAGGGATCCGATGGACGTCATCAGCGCGGTCGACGGGCAGCAGGCCTACCTGGAGCACGGCACCCCCGCCGAGCGCTGGGACCGCGGCCTGCTCTTCTTCGAGGCGAAGGAGTACGCGAACGCCGCCCGCGTTCTGCACGGCGTGGCCGCCGAGGCCCCCGAGCTGCTGGCTCCGCGGCTGCTGCTGGCCCGCGCCTACTACCACTCCGCCCAGCTCTCCAAGGCCGAGCGCGAGCTCCGCGCCGTCCTGGAGCGCTGGCCCGTGGAGGACTACGCGCAGCTGATGCTCGGGCGGACCCTGGAGCGCCAGGGCCGGTCCGCCGAGGCGGCTCCGTACCTGCGGATCGCCGCCGCGATGGCCGGGGACTTCCCGGAGTAGGGGCGGCGGAGCCCCGTACGGGACAGCGGTCCGGGCCGGTCCGCGGCGGGTC
Encoded proteins:
- a CDS encoding helix-turn-helix domain-containing protein translates to MNAKVRLGEFLQTRRSQLQPEDLGIPDFGERRRVPGLRREELASLAGVSVSYYTRLEQGQSLNASPQVLDAIARALRLEEAERLHLHNLARSSATGPGSGRGRRPAPERVTEATGQLLEVLAQVPALVTGRRGDVLAWNRLGHALFAGHLDPGAPDRSAQRPNMARLVFLDAHTRDLYADWPAKARAVVGNLRLVAGRHPDDTALHALVGELSAKSADFASMWADHRVTACAVATYGMRHPLVGPLTVTQQTLSQGPGQEQGQNIVVATTEADSPARTTLALLDQVTSQHGPARPGVRASSS
- a CDS encoding pirin family protein, translating into MSNLDRQPALSTCGGRGFVVAEPVRELLSPRTLKLGESTEVRRLLPNLGRRMVGAWCFVDHYGPDDIADEPGMAVAPHPHSGLQTVSWLHEGEVLHRDSVGSLATIRPRELGLMTSGRGISHSEESPRPHARFLHGAQLWVALPDAHRDVDPHFQHHADLPQVTAPGLTATVILGTLDSATSPGTAYTPIVGADLALAAGTETRLPLDPDFEYAVLSMSGEAHVDGVPLLPGAMLYLGCGRTDLPLRAVSDAGLMLLGGEPFDEEIVMFWNWIGRSQEDIAGFREDWMNGTRYGEVKGYDGAPIPAPELPPTRLKPRGRVR
- a CDS encoding tetratricopeptide repeat protein, translating into MDVISAVDGQQAYLEHGTPAERWDRGLLFFEAKEYANAARVLHGVAAEAPELLAPRLLLARAYYHSAQLSKAERELRAVLERWPVEDYAQLMLGRTLERQGRSAEAAPYLRIAAAMAGDFPE